The Streptococcus sp. VT 162 genome has a window encoding:
- a CDS encoding peptidoglycan GlcNAc deacetylase has translation MKKNRSKRVSHDKTRRLLLSLVGILGIATILLGSAIGYKLLQKQSYEQKIEALKSEKDQQFNSGSQKDHFRKGQAEVIAYYPLQGEEVIASVREKINQDIKEKLEDKEDLVFYYSEQLDPVLKGVVARNVSKQVYDLSASKVEEKEKTSLGKIFLTEDGKAFDLSKLFKDASKAKELLLSQIKSTLEDKKLDQAKIDQVIKSFTDQELTSWSFDYKDSQIIFYPANAGETVEEIALPISSFFDVIESSYLLEKDAELYQTYFAKKNKKVVALTFDDGPNPTTTTQALDTLAKYGVKATFFVLGKNIAGNENLLKRMKSEGHVVGNHSWSHPVLSQLSLEDAKKQITDTEDLLTQVLGSSSKLMRPPYGAITDDIRNSLDLSFIMWDVDSLDWKSKNETAILTEIQRQVRNGSIILMHDIHGPSVNSLPSVIEYLKGEGYTFVTVPELLNSRLKAHEIYYDRDQ, from the coding sequence ATGAAAAAAAATAGATCGAAACGTGTTTCTCACGATAAAACGAGAAGGCTATTGCTTTCCCTTGTTGGAATCTTAGGAATTGCTACGATTCTATTAGGGAGTGCTATTGGTTATAAGCTACTACAAAAGCAATCTTACGAACAAAAAATTGAAGCGCTAAAAAGCGAAAAGGACCAGCAATTCAACTCAGGTAGTCAGAAGGACCATTTCCGAAAAGGTCAAGCTGAGGTGATTGCCTACTACCCTCTGCAAGGAGAGGAAGTCATTGCGTCTGTTAGAGAAAAAATCAACCAGGATATTAAAGAAAAGCTGGAAGATAAAGAGGACTTGGTCTTTTATTATAGTGAGCAATTGGATCCCGTCTTAAAGGGAGTTGTTGCTCGTAATGTCAGCAAGCAAGTCTACGATTTGTCTGCATCAAAGGTTGAAGAAAAAGAAAAGACTTCTTTAGGGAAAATTTTCTTGACCGAAGATGGGAAAGCTTTTGACCTCAGTAAACTCTTCAAAGATGCAAGTAAGGCTAAGGAACTCTTACTGAGTCAAATCAAATCAACTCTAGAAGATAAGAAACTTGACCAGGCAAAAATTGATCAAGTTATAAAGAGCTTCACAGACCAAGAATTGACATCTTGGAGCTTTGATTATAAGGATAGTCAAATCATCTTTTATCCTGCTAATGCTGGAGAGACTGTTGAGGAAATTGCTTTGCCAATATCTAGTTTCTTTGATGTCATTGAGTCCTCTTATCTATTAGAAAAGGATGCTGAACTTTACCAAACATACTTTGCTAAGAAAAATAAAAAAGTTGTAGCCTTGACCTTTGACGATGGCCCAAATCCAACTACAACCACGCAGGCTTTGGATACTTTAGCTAAATATGGTGTAAAAGCAACCTTCTTTGTACTTGGTAAAAACATTGCAGGTAATGAAAATCTTCTAAAACGAATGAAATCAGAAGGTCATGTTGTAGGAAACCACAGCTGGAGTCATCCCGTTCTTTCACAACTTTCGCTCGAAGATGCTAAAAAGCAAATCACTGATACAGAAGATCTGTTAACTCAAGTTTTAGGATCAAGCTCTAAACTGATGCGCCCACCTTATGGTGCCATTACAGATGATATCCGTAACAGTCTGGACTTGAGCTTTATCATGTGGGATGTGGATAGTTTAGACTGGAAGAGTAAGAATGAAACAGCCATTTTGACAGAGATTCAACGTCAGGTTCGCAATGGTTCTATCATCCTCATGCATGATATCCATGGTCCTTCAGTTAATTCTCTACCAAGTGTTATTGAGTATTTAAAGGGTGAAGGGTATACATTTGTGACCGTTCCTGAATTACTCAATTCTCGCTTAAAAGCTCACGAGATCTATTACGATCGTGATCAATAA
- the gyrB gene encoding DNA gyrase subunit B (negatively supercoils closed circular double-stranded DNA), whose translation MTEEIKNQQAQDYDASQIQVLEGLEAVRMRPGMYIGSTSKEGLHHLVWEIVDNSIDEALAGFASHIQVFIEPDNSITVVDDGRGIPVDIQEKTGRPAVETVFTVLHAGGKFGGGGYKVSGGLHGVGSSVVNALSTQLDVHVHKNGKIHYQEYRRGHVVADLEVVGDTDKTGTTVHFTPDPEIFTETTTFDFEKLNKRIQELAFLNRGLRISITDRREGLEQTKHYHYEGGIASYVEYINENKDVIFDTPIYTDGEMDDITVEVAMQYTTGYHENVMSFANNIHTHEGGTHEQGFRTALTRVINDYARKNKLLKDNEDNLTGEDVREGLTAVISVKHPNPQFEGQTKTKLGNSEVVKITNRLFSDAFSDFLMENPQIAKRIVEKGILAAKARVAAKRAREVTRKKSGLEISNLPGKLADCSSNNPAETELFIVEGDSAGGSAKSGRNREFQAILPIRGKILNVEKASMDKILANEEIRSLFTAMGTGFGAEFDVTKARYQKLVLMTDADVDGAHIRTLLLTLIYRYMKPILEAGYVYIAQPPIYGVKVGSEIKEYIQPGADQEIKLQEALARHSEGRSKPTIQRYKGLGEMDDHQLWETTMDPEHRLMARVSVDDAAEADKIFDMLMGDRVEPRREFIEENAVYSTLDV comes from the coding sequence ATGACAGAAGAAATCAAAAATCAACAGGCACAGGATTATGATGCCAGTCAAATTCAAGTTTTGGAGGGACTTGAAGCTGTTCGTATGCGTCCAGGTATGTATATTGGATCGACTTCAAAAGAAGGTCTTCACCATCTAGTATGGGAAATCGTTGATAACTCAATTGACGAAGCCCTAGCTGGATTTGCCAGTCACATCCAAGTCTTTATAGAGCCAGATAACTCCATCACCGTAGTGGATGATGGGCGTGGAATTCCTGTTGATATTCAGGAAAAGACAGGACGTCCCGCTGTTGAGACCGTCTTTACAGTTCTTCACGCTGGAGGAAAATTCGGCGGTGGCGGTTACAAGGTTTCAGGTGGATTGCACGGTGTAGGTTCATCAGTAGTAAACGCTCTTTCAACGCAACTAGATGTTCATGTCCACAAAAATGGTAAGATTCATTACCAAGAATACCGTCGTGGTCATGTTGTTGCTGATCTTGAGGTGGTTGGAGATACGGATAAAACGGGAACAACAGTTCACTTCACACCAGATCCAGAGATTTTTACAGAAACAACAACTTTTGACTTTGAAAAATTAAACAAACGTATTCAAGAACTAGCCTTTTTGAATCGAGGCCTTCGAATCTCCATCACAGATAGGCGTGAAGGTCTCGAACAGACTAAACATTACCACTATGAGGGTGGGATTGCTAGCTACGTTGAATATATCAACGAGAACAAGGATGTGATCTTTGATACACCAATCTACACAGACGGTGAGATGGATGATATCACAGTTGAAGTAGCCATGCAGTACACAACCGGTTACCACGAAAACGTCATGAGTTTCGCCAATAACATTCACACCCATGAAGGTGGAACACATGAGCAAGGTTTCCGTACAGCTCTGACGCGTGTTATCAATGATTATGCCCGCAAGAATAAGCTACTAAAAGACAATGAAGATAACCTAACAGGAGAAGATGTCCGTGAAGGTTTGACAGCAGTTATCTCAGTTAAGCATCCAAATCCGCAGTTTGAAGGACAAACCAAGACCAAACTGGGGAATAGTGAAGTAGTCAAGATTACCAATCGCCTCTTCAGCGATGCCTTCTCTGATTTCCTTATGGAAAATCCACAGATCGCCAAGCGTATCGTGGAAAAAGGGATCTTGGCTGCCAAGGCTCGTGTAGCTGCCAAGCGTGCGCGTGAAGTCACACGCAAGAAATCTGGTTTGGAAATTTCCAATCTTCCTGGAAAACTAGCAGACTGTTCTTCGAACAACCCAGCTGAAACCGAACTCTTCATCGTCGAAGGAGACTCAGCTGGTGGATCAGCCAAATCTGGTCGTAACCGTGAGTTCCAGGCTATCCTTCCAATTCGTGGTAAGATCTTGAACGTTGAAAAAGCTAGCATGGATAAAATCCTTGCAAACGAAGAAATTCGAAGTCTTTTCACAGCCATGGGAACAGGATTTGGTGCAGAATTTGATGTCACTAAGGCTCGTTACCAAAAACTCGTTTTGATGACCGATGCCGATGTTGATGGAGCCCACATTCGAACTCTCCTGCTAACCTTGATTTACCGCTACATGAAACCAATCTTAGAGGCTGGTTATGTCTATATTGCCCAACCACCGATTTATGGGGTTAAAGTGGGAAGTGAGATCAAAGAATACATTCAACCTGGTGCAGATCAAGAAATTAAACTCCAAGAAGCCTTAGCACGTCATAGTGAAGGGCGTTCAAAACCAACCATCCAACGTTATAAAGGTTTGGGAGAAATGGATGACCACCAATTGTGGGAAACAACCATGGATCCTGAACATCGCTTGATGGCGCGTGTTTCGGTAGATGATGCTGCCGAAGCAGATAAAATCTTTGATATGTTGATGGGGGATCGAGTAGAACCTCGTCGCGAATTTATCGAAGAAAACGCTGTTTACAGTACACTTGACGTCTAA
- a CDS encoding 4-methyl-5(B-hydroxyethyl)-thiazole monophosphate biosynthesis protein: MAKVAVILANGFEEIEALTVIDVLRRANISCDMVGFEEQVTGSHDIRVTADRIFDGDLSDYDLVVLPGGMPGSAHLRDNPALISEIKAFDQAGKKIAAICAAPIALHQAGVLKDKHFTCYDGVQEQITDGIYQKQTVVVDGNLTTSRGPSTALAFAYELVEQLGGDAESLRDGMLYRDVFGNQQ; encoded by the coding sequence ATGGCAAAAGTTGCAGTTATCTTAGCAAATGGCTTTGAAGAAATCGAAGCCTTGACAGTAATCGATGTCTTGCGTCGAGCAAACATTTCCTGTGATATGGTAGGATTTGAGGAGCAGGTGACGGGATCACATGACATTCGGGTAACAGCCGACCGTATCTTTGATGGTGATTTGTCTGACTATGACTTGGTAGTTCTTCCAGGTGGCATGCCAGGATCAGCTCACCTACGGGATAATCCAGCCCTCATTTCTGAGATTAAAGCCTTTGATCAAGCTGGAAAGAAAATTGCAGCTATCTGTGCAGCTCCAATCGCTCTCCATCAAGCAGGTGTCCTGAAAGACAAGCACTTTACTTGTTATGACGGAGTTCAGGAGCAAATTACTGACGGAATTTATCAAAAGCAAACAGTGGTTGTGGATGGTAATCTAACAACCAGCCGAGGACCGTCAACTGCCCTTGCCTTTGCCTATGAGTTGGTAGAGCAATTGGGAGGAGATGCCGAAAGTTTACGAGACGGCATGCTCTATCGAGATGTCTTTGGAAATCAACAGTAA
- a CDS encoding septation ring formation regulator EzrA (acts to negatively regulates ftsZ ring formation by modulating the frequency and position of the ftsZ ring formation) — MSNGQLIYLMVAIAVILILAYVTAIFLRKRNVSRLTALEERKEELYNLPVNDEVEAVKNMHLIGQSQVTFREWNQKWVDLSLNSFADIENHLFEAESYNNSFRFFKAAHKIDQIESQIGLIEEDIAAIRNALSELEKQESKNSGRVLHALDLFESLQHTVAEDSEKYGKALPEIEKQLENIQSEFSQFVTLNSSGDPVEAAAILDSTENHILALTHIVERIPALVETLTKELPEQLADLEEGYRKLLDANYHFTETDIESRFQLLHESLKNNQENIRQLELDNAEYENNRIQEEINALYDIFTREIAAQKVVESLLSTLPTYLNHLKENNQVLVQDLERLTKTYLLPESDGNHVRRLQAELAALDTAIMEVTEDQGESTQAYSALEEQLEMLQSNLKDIEDEQISVSERLAQIEKDDLNARQKANVYVNRLHTIKRYMEKRNLPGIPQSFLKLFFTASHNTEDLMAELEQPQVNIESVKRILEIATNDMEALETETYDIVQYATLTEQLLQYSNRYRSFDERIQEAFNEALEIFEKEFDYQASFEKISQALEVAEPGVTNRFVTSYEKTREAIRF; from the coding sequence ATGTCTAATGGACAACTAATTTATCTAATGGTTGCGATTGCAGTCATTCTGATCTTAGCTTATGTAACAGCTATCTTTTTACGTAAGCGTAATGTAAGTAGATTAACGGCCCTTGAAGAAAGAAAAGAAGAACTCTACAACCTTCCTGTAAATGATGAGGTTGAAGCCGTTAAAAACATGCACTTGATTGGTCAAAGCCAGGTGACCTTCCGTGAATGGAACCAAAAATGGGTTGATTTATCTCTGAACTCATTTGCTGATATTGAAAATCACCTCTTTGAAGCTGAAAGCTACAATAATTCTTTCCGTTTTTTCAAAGCTGCTCACAAGATTGATCAAATTGAGAGCCAAATCGGCTTGATTGAAGAAGATATTGCAGCTATTCGCAATGCCCTTTCTGAACTTGAAAAGCAAGAATCTAAGAATAGTGGCCGTGTCCTTCATGCCTTGGACTTGTTTGAATCCCTTCAACATACCGTTGCAGAAGACTCGGAGAAATATGGGAAGGCCCTTCCTGAGATTGAGAAACAATTGGAAAACATCCAATCTGAATTCTCTCAATTTGTTACCCTAAATTCATCAGGTGACCCGGTTGAAGCCGCAGCAATTCTTGATTCAACTGAAAATCATATTCTTGCTTTGACACACATCGTTGAGCGAATTCCAGCTCTTGTTGAAACCTTGACAAAAGAACTGCCAGAACAATTAGCAGATTTGGAAGAAGGCTATCGCAAGCTGTTGGATGCCAACTACCACTTTACAGAAACAGATATCGAGTCTCGTTTCCAACTTTTGCATGAGTCTTTGAAAAATAATCAAGAAAATATTCGTCAGTTGGAATTGGACAATGCAGAGTATGAAAATAATCGCATCCAAGAAGAAATCAACGCACTTTATGATATCTTCACTCGTGAAATTGCAGCTCAAAAAGTGGTTGAAAGTCTTCTTTCGACATTACCAACTTATCTCAACCACTTGAAAGAAAATAATCAGGTGCTTGTTCAAGATCTTGAACGTTTGACTAAAACCTACCTTCTTCCTGAAAGTGATGGAAATCATGTTCGTCGTCTTCAAGCAGAATTGGCTGCACTTGATACGGCAATCATGGAAGTGACAGAGGATCAAGGTGAGTCAACACAAGCCTACTCTGCTCTTGAAGAACAGTTGGAAATGCTTCAAAGCAACCTCAAGGATATTGAGGATGAGCAAATCTCTGTTAGCGAACGACTTGCGCAAATTGAAAAAGACGACCTCAATGCTCGCCAAAAAGCAAATGTCTATGTGAACCGTTTGCATACTATCAAACGTTACATGGAGAAGAGAAACTTGCCAGGTATTCCTCAAAGTTTCTTGAAACTTTTCTTTACTGCAAGTCATAACACAGAAGATTTGATGGCAGAGTTAGAACAACCGCAAGTGAATATTGAATCGGTTAAACGAATTCTTGAAATTGCAACAAATGATATGGAAGCACTTGAAACAGAAACCTATGATATCGTTCAATATGCAACCTTGACGGAGCAACTCTTGCAATACTCAAACCGTTACCGTTCATTCGATGAACGTATCCAAGAGGCCTTCAACGAAGCGCTTGAAATTTTTGAAAAAGAGTTTGACTACCAAGCGTCGTTTGAAAAAATTTCACAAGCCTTGGAAGTTGCTGAACCGGGGGTTACAAACCGTTTTGTCACTTCATATGAGAAAACACGTGAAGCGATTCGTTTTTAA
- a CDS encoding 2,5-diketo-D-gluconic acid reductase, with product MKSYTLNNGISIPVLGFGTWKAENGEVAYQAVLEALKAGYRHIDTAAIYKNEESVGRAIRDSGIPRQEIFVTTKLWNTNHSYDEARQAFEESMEKLGLDYLDLYLIHWPNPKPLRENDEWKTRNAEVWRAMEDLYQEGKIRAIGVSNFLPHHLDALLETARIIPAVNQVRLAPGVYQEEVVDYCREKGILLEAWGPFGQGELFEQKEVQEIADKHGKSVAQISLAWSLAEGFLPLPKSVTASRIQSNLDCFGIELSRDEREVLKTISVTSGAPRVDEMDF from the coding sequence ATGAAATCTTATACCCTTAATAATGGAATTTCCATTCCTGTACTAGGATTTGGAACATGGAAAGCTGAAAATGGAGAGGTAGCCTACCAAGCCGTTTTAGAAGCCTTAAAGGCTGGTTATCGACATATCGATACTGCAGCTATCTATAAAAATGAGGAAAGTGTTGGTCGTGCTATTCGAGATAGCGGTATTCCAAGACAAGAAATCTTTGTAACGACCAAACTCTGGAATACCAATCACAGCTATGATGAAGCTCGCCAAGCATTTGAAGAATCAATGGAAAAACTGGGATTGGATTATCTAGATTTGTACCTTATCCATTGGCCAAATCCAAAACCTTTAAGAGAAAATGACGAATGGAAAACTCGTAATGCTGAAGTCTGGAGAGCGATGGAGGACCTTTACCAAGAAGGCAAAATCCGCGCTATCGGCGTTAGTAATTTCCTTCCTCATCATTTGGATGCCTTACTTGAGACAGCAAGAATCATCCCAGCGGTCAATCAGGTGCGCTTGGCACCAGGAGTTTATCAAGAGGAAGTGGTTGACTACTGTAGAGAGAAAGGAATTCTCTTAGAGGCTTGGGGACCTTTTGGCCAAGGAGAGTTGTTTGAACAGAAAGAAGTCCAAGAAATTGCTGATAAGCATGGGAAATCAGTGGCTCAAATCTCCTTGGCTTGGAGTTTGGCAGAAGGATTTTTACCCCTACCCAAGTCAGTGACAGCCTCTCGTATCCAGAGCAATCTTGACTGTTTTGGGATTGAACTCAGCAGAGACGAGCGAGAAGTCTTAAAGACAATTTCAGTGACTTCGGGTGCACCTCGTGTGGATGAGATGGATTTTTAG
- a CDS encoding rod shape-determining protein RodA translates to MKRSFDSRVDYSLLLPVFCLLVIGVVAIYIAVSHDYPNNVLPILGQQIAWISLGLVIGFVVMFFNTEFLWKVTPYLYGLGLALMILPLVFYNPNLVASTGAKNWVSIGGTTLFQPSEFMKISYILMLARAIVRFTQRHKEWRRTIPLDFLLIGWMIAFTIPVLLLLALQSDLGTALVFVAIFSGMVLLSGVSWKIIIPVFATGVTAVAGFMAIFISKDGRAFLHQIGMPTYQINRILAWLNPFDFAQTTTYQQAQGQIAIGSGGLFGQGFNVSNLLIPVRESDMIFTVIAEDFGFIGSVFVVALYLLLIYRMLKITLRSNNQFYTYISTGFIMMLLFHIFENIGAVTGLLPLTGIPLPFISQGGSAIISNLIGVGLLLSMSYQTNLAEEKSGKVPFKRKKVVLKQIK, encoded by the coding sequence ATGAAACGTTCCTTCGACTCTCGAGTCGATTATAGCCTCCTCCTACCAGTGTTTTGTTTACTGGTGATTGGAGTAGTGGCCATTTATATAGCAGTTAGTCATGACTATCCAAATAATGTATTACCAATTCTAGGTCAGCAAATCGCTTGGATTTCCTTGGGCCTTGTCATTGGTTTTGTGGTCATGTTCTTTAATACCGAGTTTTTATGGAAGGTGACTCCCTATCTTTATGGTCTAGGGCTAGCTTTGATGATCCTACCTCTTGTTTTCTACAATCCAAATCTTGTAGCGTCAACAGGTGCCAAGAACTGGGTATCGATTGGTGGAACGACACTTTTCCAGCCATCGGAGTTCATGAAGATTTCCTATATCTTGATGTTGGCTCGAGCCATTGTAAGATTCACTCAAAGACACAAGGAATGGCGACGGACTATTCCCTTGGATTTCCTATTGATTGGTTGGATGATCGCCTTTACCATACCAGTCTTGCTCCTCTTAGCCCTACAAAGTGATCTGGGGACTGCCTTGGTCTTTGTAGCTATTTTTTCCGGTATGGTTCTCCTTTCAGGTGTTTCGTGGAAGATTATCATTCCGGTATTTGCGACAGGAGTGACTGCAGTTGCAGGCTTCATGGCCATCTTTATAAGCAAGGATGGACGTGCCTTCTTGCATCAGATTGGGATGCCGACCTACCAGATCAACCGCATCTTGGCTTGGCTCAATCCCTTTGACTTTGCGCAAACAACGACTTACCAACAGGCGCAGGGACAAATTGCGATTGGAAGTGGTGGCTTGTTTGGACAAGGTTTTAATGTGTCCAATCTCCTCATTCCAGTACGTGAAAGTGATATGATTTTCACCGTAATTGCTGAAGACTTTGGCTTTATTGGTTCAGTCTTTGTAGTTGCTTTATACTTGCTTCTCATCTACCGTATGTTGAAGATTACGCTCAGGTCAAATAACCAGTTCTACACCTACATTTCGACTGGTTTTATCATGATGTTGCTCTTCCATATCTTTGAAAATATCGGTGCCGTGACAGGCTTACTTCCTTTGACAGGTATTCCTCTGCCATTTATTTCTCAAGGGGGCTCCGCAATTATTAGTAACCTCATCGGTGTTGGTCTCCTCTTGTCTATGAGTTACCAGACCAATCTAGCAGAAGAGAAAAGTGGAAAAGTTCCATTCAAACGAAAGAAAGTCGTCCTAAAACAAATCAAATAA
- a CDS encoding XRE family transcriptional regulator — protein sequence MLETFGKIFKVIRESKKMSLKEVAAGDISVAQLSRFERGVNGITLDSFYCCLKNMAVSLEEFQYVYHNYIDSDDVLFSKKVADAYQENNVVKLQNILSSSEALTEQFPEKKNYKLNTIIVRALLSSCCSDFQISKKDIEFLTDHLFSVEEWGRYELWLFTNSVDLMTLETLETFASEMINRTQFYNNLPENRRRIIKMLLNVISVCIEGNHLLVAMRFLNYLDHSKIPETDLYDRTLIKYHRALYAYKVGNTNALSDIEQCLSFFEFLDSFGVAQKLKEQFERICLS from the coding sequence ATGTTGGAAACTTTCGGAAAAATATTCAAAGTCATTAGAGAATCAAAAAAAATGTCCCTGAAAGAGGTGGCTGCTGGTGATATTTCCGTGGCTCAGCTATCCCGTTTTGAACGGGGAGTCAATGGGATCACACTTGATTCTTTTTATTGTTGTTTAAAAAATATGGCTGTTTCCCTAGAGGAGTTTCAGTATGTTTACCATAATTACATTGATTCAGATGATGTGCTGTTCTCAAAAAAAGTAGCTGATGCATATCAGGAAAACAATGTTGTCAAGCTCCAAAATATTTTGTCTAGCTCAGAAGCTTTGACCGAACAGTTTCCTGAGAAAAAAAACTATAAACTCAATACGATCATTGTCAGGGCCCTCTTGTCCTCCTGTTGCTCAGATTTTCAGATTAGCAAGAAGGATATAGAATTCCTGACGGATCATCTCTTTTCTGTTGAGGAGTGGGGACGTTATGAACTCTGGCTTTTTACAAACAGTGTTGATTTGATGACCTTGGAAACGCTGGAAACCTTTGCTAGTGAGATGATCAATCGTACCCAGTTTTATAACAACCTACCTGAAAATCGTCGCCGTATTATCAAGATGCTACTTAATGTCATTAGCGTCTGTATAGAAGGAAACCATCTGCTAGTTGCTATGAGGTTTCTCAATTATCTAGACCACTCTAAAATCCCTGAAACAGATCTATATGATCGAACGCTGATTAAGTATCATAGGGCTCTGTATGCCTACAAGGTCGGGAATACTAATGCTCTCAGTGACATCGAGCAATGCCTATCTTTTTTTGAATTTTTAGATTCCTTTGGTGTTGCCCAAAAGCTTAAAGAACAGTTTGAAAGAATTTGCCTTTCATAG
- a CDS encoding DNA gyrase subunit B yields the protein MKGMKYHDYIWDLGGTLLDNYETSTAAFVETLAQYGIEQEHDRVYEALKVSTAFAIEKFAPDIEDFLENYKENEARELEHPVLFEGIPELLKDVSDKGGRHFLVSHRNDQVLELLAKTQIANYFTEVVTASSGFKRKPDPESMIYLRDKYHITSGLVIGDRNIDVEAGKAAGLDAYLFNNVATLRQAIDM from the coding sequence ATGAAGGGTATGAAATATCACGACTATATATGGGATTTAGGTGGTACCCTATTGGATAATTATGAGACTTCTACTGCAGCCTTTGTAGAAACCTTAGCCCAATACGGAATAGAGCAAGAACACGACCGAGTCTACGAAGCTTTGAAGGTTTCGACAGCTTTTGCCATCGAGAAGTTTGCACCAGATATCGAGGATTTTTTAGAGAACTATAAAGAAAATGAAGCGCGTGAGCTAGAACATCCAGTTTTGTTTGAGGGAATTCCAGAATTACTCAAAGACGTTTCGGACAAGGGTGGTCGCCATTTCTTGGTTTCTCATCGAAATGACCAAGTTCTAGAACTTCTTGCTAAGACCCAGATAGCGAACTACTTCACCGAGGTGGTGACTGCCAGTTCTGGCTTTAAACGAAAACCAGATCCTGAGTCCATGATTTATTTACGTGATAAATATCATATTACATCTGGTTTGGTCATTGGTGACAGAAATATAGATGTAGAAGCAGGTAAAGCTGCTGGCTTAGATGCCTATCTTTTTAATAACGTTGCGACATTGAGACAAGCAATAGACATGTAA